A genomic window from Brevibacillus agri includes:
- a CDS encoding DUF3243 domain-containing protein encodes MSILDNFRDWKEFLGERVEQAKQAGMESQTLENVAYQIGGYLAEQVDPKNEQERLLKQLWDAGDQQQQQALASLMVKLVQNSDNVNRGN; translated from the coding sequence ATGTCGATTTTGGACAACTTTCGCGACTGGAAAGAGTTTCTCGGAGAGCGAGTAGAGCAGGCGAAACAGGCTGGCATGGAAAGCCAGACACTGGAAAACGTAGCGTACCAGATTGGAGGCTATCTGGCAGAGCAGGTCGACCCGAAAAACGAACAAGAGCGTCTGTTGAAGCAGCTCTGGGATGCGGGCGATCAGCAGCAACAGCAAGCACTCGCTTCCCTCATGGTGAAGCTCGTTCAAAATTCCGATAATGTCAATCGTGGCAACTAG
- the yfmH gene encoding EF-P 5-aminopentanol modification-associated protein YfmH, with the protein MQTTVFEQVNETVYHETLDNGLQVFLVPKQGFSKTYAVFTTRYGSIDSHFKTRSGEEINVPDGIAHFLEHKMFEKKDRDVMHEFSKNGASCNAFTSFNRTAYLFSCTDKLDDNLNLLLDYVQEPYFTDASVEKEKGIIGQEITMYDDNPDWKVYMNLLKAMYQKYPINIEIAGTIETISHITKEYLYQCYETFYHPANMLLLVVGSFEPEAIMKLIRENQTKKEFPPAPQITRVFPEEPAAPAQEKIEAFLTVGLPKCMIGIKEKETGLTKEALLRRDLTTKLVLDIAFGTSSAIYERLYESELITDSFDFDYSSEQDYAYTIIGGDTPDPDRLVATIKAEIAQLKQKGISQEEFERAKRKKIGHFLRSLNSVEFIANQFTSFKFNGNDLFSVVPTLESITREEAETRLQEHFLEEQMAVSIVRSASPQE; encoded by the coding sequence ATGCAGACGACTGTTTTTGAGCAAGTAAACGAAACCGTCTACCACGAAACATTGGACAATGGGCTGCAAGTTTTCCTGGTTCCCAAGCAAGGCTTCAGCAAGACGTACGCCGTATTTACCACACGCTATGGCTCGATTGACAGCCACTTCAAGACGCGCAGCGGCGAAGAGATTAATGTGCCGGACGGAATCGCGCATTTTCTTGAGCACAAAATGTTTGAGAAAAAAGATCGCGACGTCATGCACGAGTTCAGCAAAAACGGAGCCTCCTGCAACGCGTTCACCAGCTTCAACCGCACCGCTTACCTTTTTTCGTGCACAGACAAGCTGGATGACAACTTGAATTTGCTGCTCGATTACGTGCAAGAGCCGTACTTCACCGATGCCAGCGTGGAAAAGGAAAAAGGAATCATCGGTCAGGAAATTACGATGTACGACGACAATCCGGACTGGAAAGTGTACATGAATCTGCTCAAGGCGATGTACCAAAAATACCCGATCAACATCGAAATCGCGGGCACGATCGAAACGATCTCGCACATCACCAAAGAATACCTCTACCAATGCTATGAAACGTTTTACCATCCGGCGAACATGCTGCTTCTGGTCGTAGGCTCGTTTGAACCGGAGGCGATCATGAAGCTGATCCGCGAGAACCAGACGAAAAAGGAATTTCCGCCAGCTCCGCAAATTACCCGGGTATTTCCCGAGGAGCCTGCCGCACCGGCTCAGGAAAAGATCGAAGCGTTTCTCACCGTCGGTCTGCCCAAGTGCATGATCGGCATCAAGGAAAAGGAAACGGGACTGACCAAAGAAGCGTTGCTGCGCAGAGATTTGACGACGAAGCTCGTATTGGACATCGCGTTTGGCACCAGCTCGGCTATTTATGAGCGGCTGTACGAGAGCGAGCTGATTACGGACAGCTTTGATTTTGACTACAGCAGCGAACAGGACTACGCCTATACGATCATCGGCGGAGATACGCCCGACCCGGATCGGCTCGTGGCGACGATCAAGGCAGAAATCGCGCAGCTCAAGCAAAAAGGGATCAGCCAGGAGGAGTTCGAGCGGGCCAAGCGGAAAAAGATCGGCCATTTCCTGCGCTCGCTCAACTCCGTGGAGTTTATCGCCAATCAGTTTACGAGCTTCAAGTTCAACGGAAACGATCTGTTCTCCGTGGTGCCAACGTTGGAGTCAATTACACGCGAAGAAGCGGAGACGCGCCTGCAGGAGCATTTTCTCGAGGAGCAAATGGCGGTATCCATCGTGCGTTCCGCTTCGCCGCAGGAGTAG
- a CDS encoding YmfK family protein, translated as MEAKKEWYMEYEIARNRPGLLGDVSSILGMLNINIVTINGVDTMRRGMLLLTDDDEKMEVLRNVVQKMDNITITRLRPPTMLDRLAVRHGRYIERDSEDKKTFRFVRDELGLLVDFMAEILKKEGHQLIGIRGMPRVGKTESMIAASVSANKRWTFISSTLLRQTVRSSLAIDEMSTDHVYLIDGIVSTLRSTEKHYTLLREIMNFPAAKIIEHPDIFVRESEYEMSDFHYIIELRHYPDEEITYELINNRGFDNFDMN; from the coding sequence ATGGAAGCGAAAAAAGAATGGTACATGGAGTACGAAATTGCCCGCAACCGTCCGGGTCTGTTAGGGGACGTGTCTTCTATTCTGGGGATGTTGAACATTAATATCGTGACGATCAACGGCGTGGATACGATGCGACGCGGCATGCTGCTCTTGACGGACGACGATGAAAAAATGGAGGTTTTGCGCAACGTTGTGCAAAAAATGGACAACATAACCATAACGAGGTTGCGTCCCCCGACCATGCTCGACCGTCTTGCCGTTCGGCATGGCCGGTACATCGAGCGTGACAGCGAGGACAAAAAAACGTTCCGTTTTGTGCGCGACGAGCTGGGGCTTTTGGTAGACTTCATGGCCGAGATTTTGAAAAAAGAGGGCCATCAGCTAATCGGCATCCGGGGAATGCCTCGCGTGGGGAAGACGGAGTCGATGATTGCAGCAAGTGTCTCGGCGAACAAGCGCTGGACGTTCATTTCCTCAACTTTGCTGCGACAAACGGTGCGAAGCTCCTTAGCCATTGATGAGATGTCTACCGATCATGTATATTTGATAGATGGGATTGTTTCAACGCTGCGATCGACAGAGAAGCACTACACCCTGCTTCGGGAGATTATGAACTTTCCTGCCGCGAAAATCATTGAGCATCCGGATATTTTTGTGCGGGAGTCTGAGTACGAAATGTCTGATTTCCACTACATTATCGAACTTCGCCACTATCCAGATGAGGAGATTACATACGAGCTGATTAACAATCGCGGCTTTGATAATTTTGACATGAATTAA
- the pgsA gene encoding CDP-diacylglycerol--glycerol-3-phosphate 3-phosphatidyltransferase, with product MNLANRITLARIFLVPVVMFFLLVRYNIGTFSIGSLTMTYNELIAALVFILAASTDGLDGYIARKRKIVTNLGKFLDPLADKLLISAALISLVEMQRLEAWIAIVIISREFAVTGLRLVAAAEGQVIAASALGKLKTWVQIVAITAVMIRNFPFEFFGIPFDEVATWAMVVITLYSGYDYFAKNRNVIQYS from the coding sequence GTGAATCTCGCCAACCGCATCACCCTCGCCAGGATTTTCCTGGTGCCGGTAGTCATGTTTTTTCTGCTGGTGCGTTACAACATCGGGACATTTTCCATTGGCAGCCTGACGATGACGTATAACGAGCTGATTGCGGCTTTGGTGTTTATCCTAGCAGCCAGTACGGACGGACTCGACGGTTACATCGCTCGCAAACGCAAGATCGTGACGAATCTGGGAAAATTTTTGGACCCGCTTGCAGACAAATTGCTGATCTCCGCAGCGCTGATTTCCCTCGTGGAGATGCAGCGTCTGGAAGCGTGGATCGCGATTGTCATCATCAGCAGGGAATTTGCTGTAACAGGTTTGCGCCTGGTCGCTGCGGCAGAAGGTCAGGTAATTGCTGCCAGCGCATTGGGTAAACTGAAGACATGGGTTCAGATTGTGGCGATTACCGCTGTCATGATCCGCAACTTCCCCTTTGAATTTTTCGGGATTCCGTTTGACGAAGTCGCCACGTGGGCTATGGTCGTTATCACGCTTTATTCCGGGTACGACTACTTTGCGAAAAATCGCAACGTCATCCAATACTCGTAG
- the recA gene encoding recombinase RecA, with product MSDRRAALESALRQIEKQFGKGSIMKLGEVSNVQISTVSSGALALDIALGVGGFPRGRIVEIYGPESSGKTTVALHAIAEVQRQGGQAAFIDAEHALDPVYAAKLGVNIDELLLSQPDTGEQALEIAEALVRSGAVDIIVVDSVAALVPKAEIEGEMGDSHVGLQARLMSQALRKLSGAINKSKTIAIFINQLREKVGVMFGNPETTPGGRALKFYASVRLDVRKAEAIKVGNDIMGSKTKIKVVKNKVAPPFKVAEVDIMYGEGISKEGSILDIGSEIDVVQKSGAWYSFNEERLGQGRENSKVFLKENPHIAAQIEAKVREYFSLNPGSVPEAEPVIDPEQEEEPAFDLD from the coding sequence TTGTCAGATCGTCGCGCAGCTTTGGAGAGTGCATTGCGTCAAATAGAAAAGCAATTTGGAAAAGGTTCCATCATGAAGTTGGGAGAAGTGTCCAACGTTCAGATTTCTACCGTTTCCAGTGGAGCGTTAGCTTTGGATATCGCATTGGGTGTGGGTGGATTCCCGCGCGGCCGGATCGTCGAGATTTACGGTCCAGAGTCTTCCGGTAAAACAACCGTAGCACTGCATGCCATCGCAGAAGTGCAAAGACAAGGCGGACAAGCAGCTTTCATCGATGCCGAGCACGCGCTGGACCCTGTCTATGCAGCGAAGCTGGGCGTGAACATTGACGAGCTGCTGCTCTCCCAGCCGGATACCGGGGAGCAAGCATTGGAAATTGCCGAGGCGCTCGTACGCTCCGGTGCAGTCGATATCATTGTCGTGGACTCGGTAGCGGCGCTCGTTCCGAAGGCAGAGATTGAAGGCGAAATGGGAGACTCCCACGTAGGTCTGCAAGCCCGCCTCATGTCGCAAGCCCTGCGCAAGCTGTCCGGTGCGATCAACAAGTCCAAGACGATTGCGATCTTCATCAACCAGTTGCGTGAAAAAGTAGGCGTGATGTTCGGGAACCCGGAAACAACTCCTGGTGGACGCGCCCTGAAGTTCTACGCGAGCGTGCGCCTCGATGTCCGCAAAGCCGAAGCGATCAAAGTCGGCAACGACATCATGGGTAGCAAGACCAAGATCAAAGTCGTGAAAAACAAAGTAGCGCCACCGTTCAAGGTCGCTGAAGTGGACATCATGTACGGGGAAGGGATCTCCAAAGAGGGCAGCATCCTCGATATCGGTTCCGAAATCGACGTCGTGCAAAAAAGCGGTGCGTGGTACTCCTTCAACGAGGAGCGCCTCGGCCAAGGACGGGAAAACTCGAAAGTCTTCCTCAAGGAAAACCCGCATATTGCAGCGCAGATCGAGGCAAAAGTTCGCGAGTACTTCAGCCTCAACCCTGGTTCCGTTCCAGAGGCAGAGCCGGTGATCGATCCGGAGCAAGAGGAAGAGCCAGCATTTGACCTCGATTAA
- the rimO gene encoding 30S ribosomal protein S12 methylthiotransferase RimO has product MAEKVGTREKVAIVTLGCEKNLVDSDMMAHLIDEKGYELVDNPEEATVVIVNTCGFIDAAKEESVNKILEMGELKETGKLKSLVVAGCLTQRYKEDILNEIPEVDGIVGTGDFMSITGIIEESLAGKRPIFVGNPIFTYEDVVKRKVKEGTYSAYIKIAEGCDNACTFCSIPLMRGGFRSRTIESIVEEARHLAAQGIVEVSLIAQDSTNYGTDIYDGKLMLPELLNRLAEVDGIEWIRLHYAYPGFFTDELIHTFATNPKVCKYVDMPLQHSEDHILKRMRRPGRQTDIRELVAKIRAQVPDVALRTSLIVGFPGETEEDFERLCEFVKDIRFDRLGVFTYSNEDDTPASRLPDHVDEEVKEKRANMLMEIQREVAGDRNGRFVGQELDVLIERYEGRNDIYVGRTQYDAPEIDGEVFVTGFKGKLGSIVKVKITHSYEYDLAGEVV; this is encoded by the coding sequence ATGGCAGAGAAGGTAGGTACGCGAGAAAAAGTAGCGATTGTTACGCTGGGCTGTGAAAAGAATCTTGTCGATTCGGACATGATGGCCCATCTGATAGATGAAAAAGGCTATGAACTGGTTGACAATCCGGAAGAAGCAACCGTGGTCATCGTCAATACCTGTGGTTTCATCGATGCAGCCAAGGAAGAATCTGTGAACAAGATTCTGGAAATGGGTGAATTGAAGGAAACCGGCAAGCTGAAATCGCTTGTGGTGGCAGGCTGTCTCACACAACGCTACAAAGAGGATATCTTGAACGAGATTCCCGAGGTGGACGGCATTGTCGGTACAGGCGATTTTATGTCGATTACAGGGATCATTGAAGAATCGCTGGCGGGCAAGCGTCCGATTTTTGTGGGCAACCCGATCTTTACGTACGAAGATGTAGTAAAGCGGAAGGTGAAGGAAGGCACGTACTCTGCATACATTAAAATTGCCGAGGGCTGCGACAACGCCTGTACCTTCTGTAGTATTCCCCTGATGCGGGGTGGCTTCCGCAGCCGGACGATTGAATCCATCGTCGAAGAGGCGCGCCACCTGGCTGCGCAGGGGATTGTAGAAGTGAGCCTGATCGCTCAAGATTCCACGAACTACGGTACAGACATTTACGATGGAAAGCTGATGTTGCCAGAGCTGTTGAACCGTTTGGCGGAAGTGGATGGAATCGAGTGGATTCGTCTGCACTACGCCTATCCGGGCTTTTTTACAGACGAGCTGATCCACACGTTTGCGACCAATCCAAAAGTGTGCAAATACGTGGACATGCCGCTGCAACACTCGGAAGACCATATCCTGAAAAGAATGCGTCGTCCGGGGCGACAAACGGATATTCGCGAGCTTGTGGCGAAAATCCGCGCGCAGGTGCCGGATGTAGCGCTGCGCACCTCGTTGATCGTAGGCTTCCCTGGAGAGACAGAAGAGGACTTCGAGCGCCTTTGCGAGTTTGTGAAGGACATCCGCTTCGATCGACTGGGCGTGTTTACGTATTCGAATGAGGATGACACTCCTGCTTCCCGCTTGCCCGACCATGTCGACGAAGAAGTCAAGGAAAAGCGCGCGAACATGCTGATGGAAATTCAGCGTGAGGTTGCAGGCGATCGCAACGGTCGCTTCGTCGGCCAGGAGCTGGACGTTCTCATCGAACGCTACGAGGGACGCAACGATATTTATGTAGGCCGGACGCAATACGACGCCCCGGAAATTGACGGGGAAGTATTCGTCACAGGGTTCAAAGGCAAATTAGGCTCTATCGTAAAAGTGAAGATCACACACTCCTATGAATACGATTTGGCCGGGGAGGTAGTCTAG
- the ymfI gene encoding elongation factor P 5-aminopentanone reductase: MTEKMPWALVTGASGEIGQAIGTYLAEAGVPLYLHYNRSEHKLDRLVHLCSERAVPCVKLQADLRDPGQIAAMFGQMSAPPLLVVNNASADHVGLFTDVSVETFDELVAMNVRSAFLVCQAALPAMLRERYGRIVNVSSIWGLTGGSCEVLYSLTKGAINTFTKALAKEMAPNGITVNAVAPGAIQGGMMERFSPDEVEMIADEIPANRLGDPREVAAVVRFLLSADASYVTGQIISPNGGWYT; encoded by the coding sequence ATGACGGAAAAAATGCCTTGGGCATTGGTGACGGGGGCTTCCGGAGAAATCGGCCAGGCGATCGGTACTTACCTGGCGGAAGCAGGGGTGCCCCTTTACCTGCATTACAACCGCTCAGAGCACAAGCTGGACCGGCTGGTGCATCTGTGCTCTGAGCGCGCTGTCCCTTGCGTCAAGCTGCAGGCTGACTTGCGCGATCCTGGGCAGATCGCGGCGATGTTCGGGCAGATGTCAGCGCCGCCGCTTCTCGTTGTCAACAACGCCTCGGCCGATCACGTCGGGTTGTTTACCGACGTGTCTGTCGAGACGTTTGACGAGCTGGTGGCGATGAACGTTCGCTCCGCCTTTTTGGTTTGCCAGGCTGCCTTGCCTGCGATGCTGCGCGAGCGCTACGGACGAATCGTCAATGTCTCGTCGATCTGGGGACTGACTGGCGGCTCCTGCGAGGTGCTTTACTCCTTGACCAAAGGCGCGATCAACACGTTTACCAAAGCGCTCGCCAAGGAAATGGCCCCGAATGGCATCACGGTCAACGCGGTTGCTCCCGGAGCGATCCAGGGCGGGATGATGGAGCGTTTTTCCCCGGATGAAGTGGAGATGATCGCGGACGAAATCCCTGCGAACCGCCTGGGCGATCCCCGCGAGGTGGCGGCTGTCGTGCGGTTTTTGCTGTCCGCAGACGCGAGCTACGTCACAGGCCAGATCATCAGTCCAAACGGCGGCTGGTACACGTAA
- a CDS encoding RecX family transcriptional regulator produces MKSGQITAVHRDNKQRQRYHIDLDGEYAFTVHEDILVKYNLFKGTEVDEAFYSEVLVAEEKHKAYLGALKYLGMRPRTRSQLHAYLLEKGFEIRVADEICQRCEEQGYIDDEAFAKQWVEERLRLKPRSSYMLRMELAQRGVDKSIAEDAVQGVSREAELEAARALVEKKARRIEGAPNPDEERKLLAMLMRKGFSHSIIQQIRGELRQRRVGED; encoded by the coding sequence ATGAAGAGCGGCCAAATTACTGCCGTTCACCGCGATAACAAGCAGAGGCAGCGCTACCATATAGATTTGGACGGGGAGTATGCGTTTACGGTACATGAAGACATACTGGTAAAGTACAACCTGTTTAAAGGCACGGAGGTAGACGAGGCATTTTACAGCGAGGTGCTGGTCGCAGAAGAAAAGCACAAGGCGTATTTGGGTGCGTTGAAGTATTTGGGGATGCGTCCGCGCACGCGCAGTCAACTGCATGCGTACTTGCTGGAAAAGGGCTTCGAGATCCGCGTCGCCGACGAGATTTGCCAGCGCTGCGAGGAGCAAGGGTACATAGACGACGAAGCGTTTGCCAAGCAATGGGTGGAGGAGAGGCTGCGCCTGAAGCCGCGAAGCTCCTATATGCTGCGGATGGAGCTGGCACAGCGCGGAGTGGACAAGTCGATTGCAGAAGATGCCGTGCAGGGCGTTTCCAGAGAGGCTGAACTGGAAGCGGCGCGCGCTTTGGTAGAGAAGAAAGCGCGGCGCATCGAAGGAGCGCCGAATCCTGACGAGGAGAGAAAGCTGTTAGCCATGCTGATGCGCAAAGGATTCTCGCATTCCATCATCCAACAGATTCGGGGAGAATTGCGCCAGAGAAGGGTTGGAGAGGATTGA
- a CDS encoding DEAD/DEAH box helicase codes for MTMFSDFPLHKSILQAIHDMGFEEPSPIQAACIPKVLAGGDLIGQAQTGTGKTAAFGIPLVEKITPANRVQAIVLTPTRELAIQVAGELLRISKYNKVRTLPIYGGQSIGHQIRALRQGVQIVVGTPGRVMDHLRRKTLKLDHVHTLVLDEADEMLDMGFIEDIETIITHMPEERQTLLFSATMPPEIKRLATRYMKQPQTIAVSREEVTAPLIEQVYYKVFDRNKVESLCRILDSEDVELGIIFCRTKRGVDELSEVLQSRGYLADGLHGDLSQAQRDKVMNAFREGSIEFLIATDVAARGIDVGNVSHVINYDIPQDSESYVHRIGRTGRAGRKGIAMTLVTPREVRQMMFIQKQTKAQVLSRNVPSLEEVAERKQEQLREQLTSLLESDAIADMYQKVAETLVGQYPAEKVAAAALHLAFHTEAGQIQETEAYNFGETGAAKGMVRFFLNVGRNANMKPQDLVREISESVGIPGKAVGRIDIFENFTFVEVPEEVAAFVYESLRQTRINGKRINLEPAKPRGAKRS; via the coding sequence ATGACGATGTTTTCTGATTTTCCTTTACATAAATCCATTTTGCAGGCGATCCACGATATGGGCTTCGAAGAGCCATCGCCGATCCAGGCCGCTTGCATTCCGAAAGTGCTGGCTGGGGGAGACCTGATCGGCCAAGCACAGACGGGAACGGGTAAGACCGCAGCTTTCGGGATTCCGCTCGTGGAGAAAATTACGCCAGCCAACCGCGTACAGGCTATCGTGCTGACTCCGACGCGCGAGCTTGCCATCCAGGTTGCCGGAGAGCTGCTGCGCATCTCCAAATACAACAAAGTACGCACGCTGCCGATCTACGGCGGACAGTCGATCGGCCACCAGATTCGCGCCCTGCGCCAAGGCGTGCAGATCGTAGTCGGGACGCCCGGCCGCGTCATGGACCACCTGCGCCGCAAAACATTGAAGCTCGATCATGTACATACGCTCGTTCTGGATGAAGCGGACGAAATGCTGGACATGGGCTTCATCGAAGATATCGAAACGATCATCACACATATGCCGGAAGAGCGTCAGACTCTGCTTTTCTCCGCAACGATGCCGCCTGAAATCAAGCGCCTGGCGACCCGCTACATGAAGCAGCCGCAAACGATCGCGGTCAGCCGCGAAGAAGTGACAGCGCCATTGATCGAACAAGTGTATTACAAAGTGTTTGACCGGAACAAAGTAGAGAGCCTGTGTCGCATTCTCGACAGCGAGGACGTGGAGCTTGGCATCATCTTCTGCCGCACCAAGCGCGGGGTGGATGAGCTGTCCGAAGTGCTGCAATCTCGCGGGTATTTGGCGGACGGCTTGCACGGCGATCTTTCCCAGGCGCAGCGCGACAAGGTGATGAATGCCTTCCGCGAAGGCTCCATCGAGTTTTTGATCGCCACCGACGTAGCGGCGCGCGGGATCGACGTAGGAAACGTATCCCACGTCATCAACTACGACATTCCGCAAGACTCCGAGAGCTACGTGCACCGGATCGGGCGTACAGGCCGCGCCGGACGCAAAGGAATCGCCATGACTTTGGTGACTCCGCGTGAAGTTAGACAGATGATGTTCATCCAGAAGCAGACAAAAGCACAAGTGCTGTCCCGCAACGTTCCGTCGCTGGAGGAAGTGGCTGAGCGCAAGCAGGAGCAGCTCCGCGAGCAGTTGACCAGCCTGCTGGAAAGCGATGCGATTGCGGATATGTACCAAAAAGTAGCGGAAACGCTCGTGGGCCAATACCCGGCTGAGAAGGTTGCGGCTGCGGCACTGCACCTGGCTTTCCATACCGAAGCAGGGCAAATTCAGGAGACCGAAGCGTACAACTTCGGAGAGACGGGTGCGGCAAAAGGCATGGTGCGTTTCTTCCTGAACGTAGGCCGCAACGCGAACATGAAGCCGCAAGATTTGGTTCGCGAAATTTCCGAGTCGGTCGGCATCCCGGGCAAAGCGGTGGGCCGCATCGACATTTTCGAAAACTTCACGTTTGTGGAAGTGCCGGAAGAAGTGGCGGCGTTCGTCTACGAATCGCTCCGCCAAACCCGGATCAACGGCAAGCGCATCAACCTGGAGCCGGCGAAGCCGCGCGGTGCGAAGCGCTCCTAA
- a CDS encoding helix-turn-helix domain-containing protein, which yields MSELGQVLQRAREEKGITLDDIQRITKIQRRYLEAIERGHFHVLPGHFYARAFIKSYAEAVGLDPNHILTHFQADLPAQPPTEQVERLRRRRVASANNPLQAGRWVTKTLLVLFIALIIGVIYIAAVNNNGNISTQPVPSGTVTPGAEIVTPDKGGGVPTSPIAQQPQPPSTVTPPPEPGTTTPEPGEVTSQATITFDSQQGSMYNYSLQGGEKITVHLKVKEDRSWFGVSEGKGKKYVEEGELKKGAKEEITIELGKSAYVRLGKPTVVELTVNGAVVDTSKMKFMPSNITIKMKEAAAQ from the coding sequence GTGTCTGAGCTAGGTCAAGTCTTGCAAAGGGCCCGCGAGGAAAAAGGAATCACGCTCGACGACATCCAACGAATCACCAAGATACAGCGGCGATATTTGGAAGCCATTGAAAGAGGTCATTTTCATGTACTTCCTGGCCACTTTTATGCGCGTGCGTTCATAAAGAGCTATGCGGAAGCCGTCGGTTTGGACCCGAATCACATCCTGACGCATTTTCAGGCCGATTTGCCAGCCCAGCCGCCAACGGAGCAAGTGGAGAGATTGCGTCGCCGGAGAGTTGCTTCCGCGAATAATCCGCTGCAGGCGGGGCGTTGGGTCACCAAAACTTTGCTGGTGTTGTTCATTGCCTTGATTATCGGCGTTATTTACATCGCAGCAGTAAATAACAACGGCAATATCAGCACGCAGCCTGTACCGAGCGGAACAGTCACTCCTGGAGCGGAAATCGTCACTCCGGACAAAGGTGGAGGGGTTCCCACCTCGCCGATCGCGCAGCAGCCGCAACCGCCATCTACTGTCACGCCTCCCCCTGAGCCGGGAACGACGACACCCGAGCCGGGAGAGGTCACTTCTCAGGCGACGATCACGTTCGATTCGCAGCAAGGTTCCATGTACAACTACTCCCTGCAGGGTGGAGAAAAAATCACCGTCCACCTGAAAGTGAAGGAAGACAGAAGCTGGTTCGGGGTATCGGAAGGAAAAGGCAAAAAGTACGTCGAGGAAGGCGAACTGAAAAAGGGAGCCAAGGAAGAAATCACGATTGAACTGGGGAAATCGGCGTATGTGCGTCTCGGAAAGCCGACCGTTGTCGAATTGACGGTGAACGGAGCGGTAGTCGATACGTCCAAAATGAAGTTCATGCCGTCGAACATCACCATCAAAATGAAAGAAGCAGCAGCACAGTAG
- a CDS encoding competence/damage-inducible protein A — translation MRAEIIAVGTELLLGQIANTNAQFLSQKLAEIGVGVYFHTVVGDNSERLRQVIALASGRSDLVILTGGLGPTQDDLTKETVAAHVGVGLETNQEAMERIEQFFLQRGIVMTENNRKQALVLSGSHVFSNDFGMAPGMAIRHDSCTFVLLPGPPSELYPMVDRYVMPYLTDLLPEKQVFHSHVLRFYGIGESALEERLLDLIEKQDNPTIAPYAKEFEVTLRLTARAATAEEGEALILPVEEEIRKRVGEYVYGMGEDSSLHAVLVSELKKRNETIACAESCTGGTVASLITSVPGSSSVFQGGVVCYTNDVKNRLLDVPEEVLNTDGAVSRQTAQLLAENVRAKLGATYGVSVTGVAGPDPSEGKPVGLVYVGIAGEGMPTVVKELRLAGRRQAIVGRAAKFALFYALQMQKER, via the coding sequence ATGAGAGCGGAGATTATCGCAGTAGGTACCGAGCTTTTGCTAGGCCAAATTGCCAACACAAATGCCCAGTTTCTGTCGCAGAAGCTGGCGGAAATTGGCGTGGGAGTCTATTTCCATACGGTTGTGGGAGATAACTCAGAGCGATTGCGGCAGGTCATTGCGCTCGCATCCGGCCGATCCGATCTCGTCATTTTGACAGGGGGGCTTGGACCGACCCAGGATGACCTGACAAAAGAAACGGTGGCAGCACACGTGGGCGTCGGGCTGGAAACGAACCAGGAAGCCATGGAAAGAATTGAACAATTCTTTTTGCAACGTGGGATTGTCATGACGGAGAACAATCGGAAGCAGGCGCTGGTGCTCTCAGGCAGCCATGTCTTTTCCAACGACTTCGGGATGGCGCCTGGGATGGCGATCCGTCATGACAGTTGTACGTTCGTGCTGCTCCCTGGACCGCCGAGCGAGCTGTACCCGATGGTGGATCGCTACGTGATGCCGTACTTGACAGACCTGTTGCCAGAGAAGCAAGTATTCCATTCCCATGTGCTGCGCTTCTACGGAATCGGGGAATCCGCTCTGGAGGAGCGGCTGCTGGATTTGATTGAAAAGCAGGACAACCCGACGATCGCGCCGTATGCCAAGGAGTTTGAAGTGACGCTCAGGCTCACGGCGAGAGCGGCTACGGCAGAAGAAGGGGAAGCGCTGATTTTGCCGGTGGAAGAAGAAATTCGCAAGCGTGTTGGCGAGTATGTGTACGGGATGGGAGAAGATTCGTCCCTGCATGCCGTCTTGGTGAGCGAGCTGAAAAAGCGAAACGAAACGATCGCATGTGCGGAAAGCTGTACAGGCGGCACGGTCGCTTCGCTGATTACGTCCGTTCCCGGCAGCTCGTCTGTTTTTCAAGGCGGCGTAGTCTGTTATACAAACGATGTGAAAAACCGGCTGCTTGACGTGCCCGAAGAGGTTTTGAATACGGACGGTGCGGTCAGTCGGCAAACGGCGCAGTTGCTTGCAGAAAATGTGCGAGCCAAGCTGGGAGCCACATACGGCGTGTCCGTGACGGGTGTGGCTGGACCCGACCCTTCGGAGGGCAAGCCTGTTGGCCTTGTCTACGTCGGAATTGCGGGTGAAGGGATGCCCACAGTAGTAAAAGAACTGCGCCTGGCTGGCAGAAGACAGGCGATTGTTGGGCGTGCCGCCAAATTTGCGCTATTTTATGCGCTGCAAATGCAAAAAGAAAGGTGA